From a region of the Terriglobia bacterium genome:
- a CDS encoding cytochrome bc complex cytochrome b subunit — protein MRNPATYVRDWLDQRFGWEDLIYPLRHKMVPLHRLSYWYFLGGITLFLFIVQVCTGILLLLYYRPSANEAFESVKYISTQVQFGWLIRSIHSWSANLMVFTAFAHMFSVLFLRAYRKPRELTWVSGVLLLFLALGFGFSGYLLPWNTLAFFATKVGTDVAGQVPVIGHWILVFLRGGDDVTGATLTRFFGFHVAVLPGITTVLLGLHVALVQKFGMSVPPRVEEEWKYRPEQKKEMRFFPNFLLREVMAWYVGLGALAALAAIYPWELGAKADPFAPAPAGIKPEWYFLFTFQTLKLIPSKILIFDGELLGILGFGVAGALWLALPFLEPKRVARGYRYITGAGIFALAYMAAMTVYGWVAK, from the coding sequence ATGCGCAACCCCGCAACCTACGTACGCGACTGGCTCGACCAGCGCTTCGGATGGGAAGATCTCATCTACCCCCTGCGCCACAAGATGGTGCCGCTGCACCGTCTTTCCTATTGGTACTTCCTGGGCGGGATCACGTTGTTCCTCTTCATAGTGCAGGTGTGCACCGGCATCCTGCTCCTGCTCTACTACCGGCCCAGCGCCAACGAAGCGTTCGAGAGCGTGAAATACATCTCAACGCAGGTGCAGTTCGGGTGGCTGATCCGGTCCATCCATTCCTGGTCGGCGAACCTGATGGTCTTCACCGCCTTCGCCCACATGTTCAGCGTGCTGTTCCTGCGCGCCTACCGCAAGCCGCGCGAGCTGACCTGGGTCTCGGGCGTGCTGCTGCTGTTCCTGGCCCTGGGTTTCGGATTTAGCGGATACCTCTTGCCGTGGAACACGCTGGCGTTCTTCGCCACCAAGGTGGGCACCGACGTCGCGGGGCAGGTCCCTGTCATCGGGCACTGGATCCTGGTGTTCCTGCGCGGGGGCGATGACGTCACAGGCGCGACCCTGACCCGCTTCTTCGGCTTCCACGTCGCGGTGCTGCCCGGAATCACGACGGTGCTGCTGGGACTGCACGTTGCCCTGGTGCAGAAGTTCGGCATGAGCGTGCCGCCGCGGGTGGAAGAAGAGTGGAAGTACCGGCCGGAGCAGAAAAAGGAAATGAGGTTCTTCCCCAACTTCCTGCTGCGCGAAGTAATGGCGTGGTACGTGGGACTGGGCGCGCTGGCCGCGCTGGCTGCCATCTATCCCTGGGAGCTGGGCGCCAAGGCCGATCCCTTCGCCCCGGCGCCGGCGGGCATCAAGCCGGAGTGGTATTTCCTGTTCACCTTCCAGACGCTGAAGCTGATCCCCTCGAAGATCCTGATATTCGACGGCGAGTTGCTGGGGATCCTGGGATTCGGGGTGGCGGGCGCGCTGTGGCTGGCGCTTCCCTTTCTGGAGCCGAAACGAGTGGCGCGCGGATACCGCTACATCACCGGCGCGGGCATCTTCGCCCTGGCGTACATGGCGGCCATGACGGTGTACGGGTGGGTGGCGAAATGA
- a CDS encoding carboxypeptidase-like regulatory domain-containing protein, which translates to MAFRWSVVLCIVLVGLATVASAEITGIVVDENDRAVPNVTVYGSKKTCCPFKAEETRTDANGAFRLGDPGKVIYIRGEGFRPASRIVSASTTVLRIVLEPEQRTEWRIPQCDNSKSSRRRDFLPRSSYGLGYTVRLFLPKGATVKKTTDIDYVLYRVRFARTNESVEIWSGVNVGINGDPIDDWLVKSSEYSERRIGGASWGIDARGTSIDGSRWRSANMVIGSELVRYSGVSADAAAYFDAIIDSACTVPRPHEPSGY; encoded by the coding sequence ATGGCCTTCCGTTGGTCAGTCGTCCTCTGCATCGTACTCGTCGGGTTAGCGACTGTCGCCAGTGCAGAAATCACGGGGATTGTCGTTGACGAGAATGACCGAGCAGTCCCGAATGTCACGGTCTATGGGAGTAAGAAAACCTGTTGTCCGTTCAAAGCTGAAGAAACGCGAACAGACGCAAACGGCGCGTTTCGGCTGGGTGACCCCGGCAAGGTAATCTACATCAGAGGCGAGGGGTTTCGACCTGCCAGCCGTATAGTCTCAGCCAGCACGACGGTGCTTCGTATCGTTCTCGAGCCTGAACAGCGCACTGAGTGGAGGATCCCCCAGTGTGACAACAGCAAGTCTTCGCGTAGAAGAGACTTCCTGCCTCGCAGCAGCTACGGGCTGGGCTATACGGTCAGGTTATTCTTGCCCAAGGGCGCGACCGTTAAGAAGACAACTGACATCGATTACGTCCTCTATCGGGTTCGTTTCGCAAGGACAAACGAATCGGTGGAAATATGGTCTGGCGTCAATGTCGGTATCAACGGCGACCCGATTGACGACTGGCTCGTTAAATCGTCAGAGTATTCTGAAAGAAGGATAGGCGGCGCTTCTTGGGGAATAGACGCGCGTGGAACAAGCATAGACGGCTCACGATGGCGGTCGGCAAACATGGTAATTGGAAGTGAACTCGTGCGCTATTCGGGCGTCTCCGCTGATGCAGCAGCGTACTTCGACGCTATCATTGACTCCGCTTGCACGGTGCCGAGGCCGCACGAACCTAGCGGATACTGA
- a CDS encoding cytochrome c3 family protein encodes MKNTLALMGCLLLLVAASPAADKNVCLDCHSQMDAPLKVTQAEFASNIHAEKGLTCTSCHGGDATSDENPMSRAAGFRGHIERRQVPELCGSCHGDAAKMRQYNPSLRTDQLSQYKTSVHGKKLATGDQKVAVCTDCHTVHDIRPASDPRSSVHPLNVATTCKRCHADAVYMKDYKIPHDQFAGYSASVHYKAMHEGGDLSAPTCTTCHGNHGAAPPGLASVENVCSTCHVFQAQLFDKSPHKKAFAAAGLAGCITCHSNHRITHPSDAMVGTGPSSVCTNCHSAGDNGYKTAESIATKFAGLAKAVNESKELLDRASHSGMEVSDAEMELVAANDSLTKARVSLHSFNEARVEEDIAAGLKTAKKTHEDAEAALQQREYRRMGLLVSLATILVTVGALAFYIHQIEQGNSQH; translated from the coding sequence ATGAAGAACACACTGGCGTTGATGGGATGTCTGCTGCTGCTGGTGGCCGCGAGCCCGGCGGCGGACAAGAATGTCTGTCTGGACTGCCACTCCCAGATGGACGCGCCGCTGAAGGTGACGCAGGCGGAATTCGCCAGCAACATTCACGCGGAAAAAGGCCTGACTTGCACGAGTTGCCACGGTGGGGATGCAACCAGCGACGAGAATCCGATGAGTCGCGCCGCAGGGTTCCGGGGACATATCGAACGGCGGCAGGTCCCGGAACTCTGCGGGAGTTGCCACGGTGACGCCGCGAAGATGCGGCAATACAACCCGTCGCTGCGCACCGACCAGTTGAGTCAGTACAAGACCAGCGTGCACGGCAAAAAACTGGCGACGGGCGACCAGAAGGTCGCGGTCTGCACCGACTGCCACACGGTGCACGATATCCGGCCGGCGTCCGACCCGCGCTCCAGCGTGCATCCGCTGAACGTGGCCACCACCTGCAAGCGCTGCCACGCCGACGCCGTGTACATGAAGGATTACAAGATCCCGCATGACCAGTTCGCAGGGTACAGCGCCAGCGTCCACTACAAAGCCATGCACGAGGGCGGCGACCTGAGCGCGCCCACCTGCACCACGTGTCACGGCAACCACGGCGCTGCGCCGCCGGGATTGGCCTCGGTCGAGAACGTTTGCTCGACCTGCCACGTCTTCCAGGCGCAGCTCTTCGACAAGAGTCCGCACAAGAAGGCGTTTGCGGCGGCGGGATTGGCCGGATGCATCACCTGCCACAGCAATCACCGCATCACCCATCCGAGCGATGCGATGGTCGGCACCGGACCCAGCTCGGTGTGCACCAACTGCCATTCGGCGGGAGATAACGGCTACAAGACGGCGGAATCGATCGCGACGAAGTTCGCGGGGCTGGCGAAGGCGGTGAATGAATCCAAGGAGCTACTGGACCGCGCGTCGCACTCCGGCATGGAGGTCAGCGACGCGGAGATGGAGCTGGTCGCGGCCAACGACTCGCTGACCAAGGCGCGCGTGTCGCTGCACAGCTTCAATGAAGCGCGCGTCGAGGAGGACATCGCCGCCGGCCTGAAGACCGCCAAGAAAACGCACGAAGACGCTGAGGCCGCGCTCCAGCAGCGCGAGTATCGCCGCATGGGGCTGCTGGTCTCGCTGGCTACCATCCTGGTGACGGTCGGCGCCCTGGCGTTCTACATCCACCAGATTGAGCAGGGCAACTCCCAGCACTGA
- a CDS encoding Rieske 2Fe-2S domain-containing protein: MVVAAKAAEQDEGRDKGRRRFLHVLLGGGVFASLVSFVYPVLRYVLPPPSADLGTDSVLAATVAELKSNSARIFRFGSRPGLLIRTASGEYRAMSATCTHLSCTVQYRNDLQQVWCACHNGMYDLNGRNISGPPPRPLEAYEVHVKGNEIYVSRKQGA; this comes from the coding sequence ATGGTGGTGGCGGCGAAAGCGGCCGAACAAGATGAGGGACGGGACAAAGGACGCAGGCGTTTTCTCCACGTATTGCTGGGTGGGGGCGTGTTCGCCTCCCTGGTATCGTTCGTCTATCCCGTGCTGCGGTACGTATTGCCGCCGCCCTCCGCCGACCTGGGCACGGACTCTGTGCTTGCGGCCACGGTGGCCGAGCTGAAGTCGAACTCGGCCAGGATCTTCCGCTTCGGCAGCCGTCCGGGATTGCTGATCCGCACGGCGTCGGGCGAGTACCGCGCCATGTCGGCCACCTGCACCCACCTGAGCTGTACCGTGCAATACCGCAACGATCTGCAGCAGGTGTGGTGCGCGTGCCACAACGGCATGTACGACCTGAACGGGCGCAACATCTCGGGGCCGCCGCCACGCCCACTGGAGGCTTACGAGGTACACGTCAAGGGGAACGAGATCTACGTGAGCCGCAAACAAGGGGCCTGA